Proteins encoded together in one Luteimonas fraxinea window:
- the aceE gene encoding pyruvate dehydrogenase (acetyl-transferring), homodimeric type, which translates to MNWLNDVLQNDPDPTETREWVESLKAVIDVGGPERAHQLLENMVELTRRAGAHLPFAPTTEYVNTIPTHLEPKMPGNSELEWRIRSIIRWNAMAMVVRANRKPGDLGGHIASFASSATLYDVGFNHFFRAPSADHPGDVIATQGHSSPGIYARSFLEGRFTETQLDHFRMEVDGQGISSYPHPWLMPDYWQVPTVSMGLGPIAAIYQARYWKYLEARGLMPKSDRKVWCFMGDGETDEPESLGAISVAGREGLDNLVFVINCNLQRLDGPVRGNGKIIQELEGGFRGAGWNVVKTVWGSYWDPLLAKDKDGMLKKLMMETVDGEYQNCKAFGGAYTRENFFGKYPETANLVANLSDDDIWRLNRGGHDPHKVFAAYQNAMDTKGQPTVILAKTVKGYGLGSAGEALNPTHNTKKLDDEAVRTFRDRFKIPVSDAALKDGEIPFYHPGKDSEEVQYMLERRQALGGFLPQRRRKSTETLKAPELKVFDRLMQDTGERSISTTMAFVQSLSIILRDKQVGPRVVPIVADEARTFGMEGLFRQLGIYAPQGQKYKPVDRDQLSYYREDAAGQVLEEGITEAGAFSSWMAAATSYSTNDVPMLPFYIYYSMFGFQRIGDSAWQAADMRARGFLLGATAGRTTLNGEGLQHEDGHSHLLAGAIPNCRAYDPTFAGEVAVILHYGMQRMLDQQEDEFFYLTLMNENYSHPALPEGAAEGVIKGMYLLKDAGKAKKGELRVQLLGSGTILREAIAAAELLDKDFGVTADIWSCPSFTELRRDGWDAERWNRFNPEAKTPRKAYVTQLLEGRQGPVIAATDYVRAFADQIRAFVPATYTVLGTDGFGRSDTRANLRRHFEVDRYYIAQAAIEGLMKDGKMTGKDVARAIKLYKIDPEKANPVGV; encoded by the coding sequence ATGAACTGGCTGAACGACGTCCTGCAGAACGACCCCGATCCGACCGAGACCCGCGAGTGGGTCGAGTCGCTCAAAGCGGTCATCGACGTCGGCGGTCCGGAACGCGCCCACCAGCTGCTCGAGAACATGGTCGAGCTGACGCGCCGCGCCGGTGCGCATCTGCCGTTCGCGCCGACCACCGAATACGTCAACACCATCCCCACGCATCTCGAGCCGAAGATGCCGGGCAATTCTGAGCTGGAGTGGCGCATCCGCTCCATCATCCGCTGGAACGCGATGGCGATGGTGGTGCGTGCGAACCGCAAGCCCGGGGATCTGGGCGGCCACATCGCCAGCTTCGCCTCGTCGGCCACGCTGTACGACGTGGGCTTCAACCATTTCTTCCGCGCGCCGTCGGCCGATCACCCGGGCGACGTCATCGCAACCCAGGGCCACAGCTCGCCGGGCATCTACGCGCGCTCGTTCCTCGAAGGCCGCTTCACCGAGACCCAGCTCGACCATTTCCGCATGGAAGTCGACGGCCAGGGCATCTCGTCCTATCCGCACCCCTGGCTGATGCCCGATTACTGGCAGGTGCCGACGGTCTCGATGGGCCTGGGTCCGATCGCCGCCATCTACCAGGCGCGCTACTGGAAGTACCTCGAAGCCCGCGGCCTGATGCCGAAGTCCGACCGCAAGGTGTGGTGTTTCATGGGCGACGGCGAGACGGACGAGCCGGAAAGCCTCGGCGCGATCTCGGTCGCCGGCCGGGAAGGCCTCGACAACCTGGTCTTCGTCATCAACTGCAACCTGCAGCGCCTCGACGGCCCGGTGCGCGGCAACGGCAAGATCATCCAGGAACTGGAAGGCGGCTTCCGCGGCGCCGGCTGGAACGTCGTCAAGACCGTCTGGGGCAGCTACTGGGATCCGCTTCTTGCCAAGGACAAGGACGGCATGCTCAAGAAGCTGATGATGGAGACCGTCGACGGCGAGTACCAGAACTGCAAGGCGTTCGGCGGCGCGTACACGCGCGAGAACTTCTTCGGCAAGTACCCCGAAACCGCGAACCTCGTCGCCAACCTCAGCGACGACGACATCTGGCGCCTCAACCGTGGCGGTCACGATCCGCACAAGGTCTTCGCCGCCTACCAGAACGCGATGGACACCAAGGGCCAGCCCACGGTCATCCTCGCCAAGACGGTCAAGGGCTACGGCCTGGGCAGCGCCGGTGAGGCACTCAACCCGACCCACAACACCAAGAAGCTCGACGACGAAGCCGTGCGCACCTTCCGCGACCGCTTCAAGATTCCGGTGTCCGATGCGGCGCTCAAGGACGGCGAAATCCCGTTCTATCACCCGGGCAAGGATTCCGAGGAAGTGCAGTACATGCTCGAGCGCCGCCAGGCGCTGGGCGGCTTCCTGCCGCAGCGTCGCCGCAAGAGCACCGAGACGCTGAAAGCGCCGGAGCTCAAGGTGTTCGACCGCCTGATGCAGGACACCGGCGAGCGTTCGATCAGCACCACCATGGCGTTCGTGCAGTCGCTGTCGATCATCCTGCGCGATAAGCAGGTGGGCCCGCGCGTCGTGCCGATCGTCGCCGACGAAGCCCGCACCTTCGGCATGGAAGGCCTGTTCCGCCAGCTGGGCATCTACGCCCCGCAGGGCCAGAAGTACAAGCCGGTCGACCGTGACCAGCTCTCGTACTACCGCGAAGACGCGGCCGGACAGGTGCTGGAAGAAGGCATCACCGAAGCCGGCGCGTTCTCCAGCTGGATGGCCGCGGCGACCAGCTACAGCACCAACGACGTGCCGATGCTGCCGTTCTACATCTACTACTCGATGTTCGGCTTCCAGCGCATCGGCGACTCCGCGTGGCAGGCCGCCGACATGCGCGCCCGCGGCTTCCTGCTCGGCGCCACCGCCGGCCGCACCACGCTCAACGGCGAAGGCCTGCAGCACGAGGACGGCCACAGCCACCTGCTGGCCGGTGCCATCCCGAACTGCCGCGCCTACGACCCGACCTTCGCCGGCGAAGTGGCGGTGATCCTGCACTACGGCATGCAGCGCATGCTCGACCAGCAGGAAGACGAGTTCTTCTATCTCACCCTGATGAACGAGAACTACAGCCACCCGGCGCTGCCCGAAGGCGCGGCCGAGGGCGTCATCAAGGGCATGTACCTGCTCAAGGATGCCGGCAAGGCCAAGAAGGGCGAACTGCGCGTGCAGCTGCTGGGCTCGGGCACCATCCTGCGCGAAGCCATCGCCGCCGCCGAGCTGCTGGACAAGGACTTCGGTGTCACCGCCGACATCTGGTCCTGCCCCAGCTTCACCGAGCTGCGTCGCGACGGTTGGGATGCCGAGCGCTGGAACCGCTTCAACCCCGAAGCCAAGACCCCGCGCAAGGCCTACGTCACCCAGTTGCTCGAAGGCCGCCAGGGCCCGGTCATCGCCGCCACGGACTACGTCCGTGCGTTCGCCGATCAGATCCGCGCGTTCGTCCCGGCCACGTACACCGTGCTCGGCACCGACGGCTTCGGCCGCTCGGACACCCGCGCCAACCTGCGCCGTCACTTCGAGGTGGACCGTTACTACATCGCCCAGGCTGCGATCGAGGGCCTGATGAAGGACGGCAAGATGACCGGCAAAGATGTCGCCCGGGCGATCAAGCTGTACAAGATCGATCCGGAGAAGGCGAATCCGGTTGGGGTTTGA
- a CDS encoding sensor histidine kinase produces the protein MPHTAPAPSLLSRWRLPALGIAIVAIVVGPFLIMRAAISEADYATEKVLHTREVESLMQTVNADARSLEAAAMTRARGIDSPLLRQRIDDANARVLPNVDAVLALTRDNPEQQARLGALRSNLEQRLARIAEVTRAAESATDDQIDNMVVLNPIQRLIMDIVADEQRLLEARKDRAYRADRNADIARWTSMLVQLALLLGASYFALREQSGRRQAEGLAARASNRSALVLDSVREPIVLIDRDQRVVMHNAAFAELYGVEGGEIRGERLAEIGEGAWDNAETLRRLHDVLARDRELWDHRLNQSTVDGIERTMLINARRMPLPDREDAVVLVTASDVTAQTISERQIRELNQQLEGKVEQISDVNRELEAFSYSVSHDLRAPLRHIAGFADKLGRHLGTEVDEKTTHYLGVIGGSARRMSALIDDLLVYSRLGRSALRLQSVDLQSMVADTRAMLDSNAASEYPGHRIEWTITPLPIIVGDENMLRQVWLNLLGNAVKYSTGSEPAQIEVDCHRAADGGYQFSVRDNGAGFDMQYAGKLFGVFQRLHSATEFPGTGVGLASVRRVLGRHGGRIWAEAEPGKGATFHFTLPASVSEAGASSTPGHSLT, from the coding sequence ATGCCGCACACCGCACCTGCTCCTTCCCTGCTGAGCCGCTGGCGCCTGCCCGCGCTGGGCATTGCGATCGTGGCCATCGTGGTGGGGCCGTTCCTGATCATGCGGGCGGCGATCAGCGAAGCGGACTACGCGACCGAGAAGGTGCTGCACACCCGCGAGGTGGAATCGCTGATGCAGACGGTGAACGCCGATGCACGCAGCCTCGAAGCAGCGGCCATGACCCGCGCCCGCGGCATCGACAGCCCGCTTCTGCGCCAGCGCATCGACGACGCCAATGCGCGGGTGCTGCCGAACGTGGACGCGGTGCTGGCGCTGACCCGCGACAACCCGGAACAGCAGGCGCGCCTGGGCGCACTGCGCAGCAATCTGGAACAGCGCCTGGCGCGGATCGCCGAAGTCACCCGCGCGGCCGAGTCGGCGACCGACGACCAGATCGACAACATGGTGGTGCTCAATCCCATCCAGCGGCTGATCATGGACATCGTGGCCGACGAGCAGCGTCTGCTCGAAGCCCGCAAGGACCGTGCGTATCGCGCCGACCGCAACGCCGACATCGCCCGCTGGACGTCGATGCTTGTGCAGCTGGCCCTGCTGCTGGGCGCGAGCTATTTCGCGCTGCGCGAGCAGAGCGGTCGCCGCCAGGCCGAAGGGCTGGCCGCGCGGGCGAGTAACCGTTCGGCGCTGGTGCTCGACAGCGTGCGCGAGCCGATCGTGCTGATCGACCGCGACCAGCGCGTGGTGATGCACAACGCCGCGTTCGCCGAACTCTATGGCGTGGAAGGCGGCGAGATCCGCGGCGAGCGGCTGGCGGAGATCGGCGAAGGTGCGTGGGACAACGCGGAAACGCTGCGCCGCTTGCATGACGTGCTGGCCCGCGACCGCGAGCTGTGGGACCACCGCCTCAACCAGAGCACGGTCGACGGCATCGAACGCACCATGCTGATCAACGCGCGGCGCATGCCGCTGCCCGACCGCGAAGATGCGGTGGTGCTGGTGACCGCGTCCGACGTGACCGCGCAGACGATCAGCGAACGCCAGATCCGCGAGCTCAACCAGCAGCTCGAAGGCAAGGTGGAACAGATTTCCGACGTCAACCGCGAACTGGAGGCCTTCAGCTATTCGGTGTCGCACGATCTGCGTGCGCCTTTGCGCCACATCGCCGGCTTCGCCGACAAGCTGGGCCGGCACCTGGGCACCGAGGTCGACGAGAAGACCACGCATTACCTCGGTGTCATCGGGGGTTCGGCGCGGCGCATGTCGGCGCTGATCGATGACCTGCTGGTGTATTCGCGCCTGGGCCGCAGCGCGCTGCGCCTGCAGAGCGTGGACCTGCAGTCGATGGTCGCCGACACCCGCGCGATGCTCGATTCGAACGCGGCGTCGGAATATCCCGGCCATCGCATCGAGTGGACGATCACGCCGCTGCCGATCATCGTCGGCGATGAGAACATGCTGCGGCAGGTGTGGCTCAACCTGCTGGGCAACGCGGTCAAGTACAGCACCGGCAGCGAGCCGGCGCAGATCGAAGTGGACTGCCACCGCGCCGCCGATGGTGGTTACCAGTTCAGCGTGCGCGACAATGGCGCCGGCTTCGACATGCAGTACGCGGGCAAGCTGTTCGGCGTGTTCCAGCGCCTGCATTCGGCGACCGAGTTCCCGGGCACCGGCGTGGGGCTGGCCAGCGTGCGTCGCGTGCTCGGTCGCCACGGTGGTCGCATCTGGGCCGAGGCCGAGCCCGGCAAGGGCGCCACGTTCCACTTCACCCTGCCTGCTTCGGTCTCCGAAGCGGGTGCATCTTCAACTCCAGGACATTCCCTGACATGA
- a CDS encoding response regulator has product MSEIRTILLAEDSPHDAEMAIDALRDAHLANPIVHVEDGVEALDYLLQRGKYADRAPGDPAVLLLDIKMPRMDGLEVLKQLREHETLKRMPVVILSSSREESDLARSWDLGVNAYVVKPVDVDQFFEAVRTLGKFWAVLNETPDEE; this is encoded by the coding sequence ATGAGCGAAATCCGCACGATCCTCCTCGCCGAGGACAGCCCGCACGACGCGGAAATGGCCATCGACGCACTGCGCGACGCCCATCTCGCCAATCCCATCGTGCACGTGGAAGACGGCGTGGAAGCGCTCGACTATCTGCTGCAGCGTGGCAAGTACGCCGACCGCGCACCGGGCGATCCGGCGGTGCTGCTGCTCGACATCAAGATGCCGCGCATGGACGGCCTGGAAGTGCTCAAGCAGCTGCGCGAGCACGAAACGCTCAAGCGCATGCCGGTGGTGATCCTGTCGTCGTCGCGCGAGGAAAGCGATCTGGCGCGCAGCTGGGACCTCGGCGTGAACGCCTACGTGGTCAAACCGGTGGACGTGGACCAGTTCTTCGAAGCCGTGCGCACGCTCGGCAAGTTCTGGGCCGTGCTCAACGAAACGCCCGACGAAGAATGA
- a CDS encoding response regulator — MSAPLRVLIVDDSRDDAELTELALRDAGIEVEVRRAYGEAGLTDLLRDFRPQMVLSDVNLPGFSGAEAMGLSRAMLPGVPVVFLTGSAIGAPGEELPVGDGLVFKDELELLPDVVRGLVAP, encoded by the coding sequence GTGAGCGCGCCGCTGCGGGTGCTGATCGTCGACGACTCGCGCGACGATGCCGAGCTCACCGAGCTGGCCCTGCGCGACGCGGGCATCGAAGTGGAGGTCCGCCGCGCGTATGGCGAAGCGGGCCTGACCGACCTGCTGCGTGACTTCAGACCGCAGATGGTGCTGTCGGACGTGAACCTGCCGGGTTTCTCCGGTGCGGAAGCCATGGGCCTGTCGCGCGCGATGCTGCCGGGCGTGCCGGTGGTGTTTCTGACCGGCTCGGCCATCGGTGCGCCGGGTGAGGAATTGCCGGTCGGCGACGGGCTGGTGTTCAAGGACGAGCTGGAATTGCTGCCTGATGTGGTGCGGGGGTTGGTCGCGCCGTAA
- a CDS encoding phosphoethanolamine transferase codes for MSARPWRGQLVQAQRSGWLTRPQVASESLLAGTCLYFVAICNVGFWQAAVHDGASPGLLASLCVAIFALHAFLFGFVAIGRALRPVLATLIVVTAIATFYMRHYAVLFDVEMILNVLHTDPAESRELLSPWLVLHVLLQAGPPLLVLAWVRVRPRPLRQAIAARAVFLGAMALLATIAVLLSSQGMFALMRSDHALRYRITPGNLVVSTVRALTEAPEPPPGQRLPIAADAARVSRPPGEKPRLLVLVVGETVRAQNWGLNGYARQTTPQLAQRDIVNFSDVQACGTSTEVSLPCMFSLQGRAHYDKAAIRAHESLLDVVARSGVDVRWRDNQSGCKGVCDGTGIEHTQASDAPALCEGDRCLDDILLTGLRERIDATPGDLMIVLHQLGNHGPNYFERYPAAYETFKPACHTAELSRCTPAQIANAYDNAIGYTDAFLARALDLVQQQQGHDAALLYVSDHGESLGEYGLYLHGAPYAIAPSQQLHVPMIAWVSSGLAADMDLDMRCLRARSGAPLSHDNLFHSVLGVFGVRTKAYAPDLDLFAPCRRTVALE; via the coding sequence ATGAGTGCGCGTCCCTGGCGCGGGCAGCTGGTCCAGGCGCAACGCAGTGGCTGGCTGACGCGGCCGCAGGTCGCCTCCGAATCCCTGCTCGCAGGCACCTGCCTGTACTTCGTCGCGATCTGCAACGTCGGCTTCTGGCAGGCCGCCGTGCACGACGGCGCCTCGCCCGGTCTTCTGGCCTCGCTGTGCGTGGCGATCTTCGCGCTGCACGCATTCCTGTTCGGCTTCGTGGCGATCGGGCGCGCGCTGCGGCCGGTGCTCGCCACGCTGATCGTGGTCACCGCGATCGCCACGTTCTACATGCGCCATTACGCGGTGCTGTTCGATGTCGAGATGATCCTCAACGTCCTGCACACCGATCCCGCCGAGAGCCGCGAACTGCTGTCGCCATGGCTGGTGCTGCATGTGCTGCTGCAGGCCGGGCCGCCGCTGCTGGTGCTGGCGTGGGTCCGGGTGAGGCCGCGTCCGCTGCGCCAGGCGATCGCCGCGCGCGCGGTGTTTCTCGGTGCGATGGCGTTGCTGGCGACCATCGCCGTGCTGCTGTCGTCGCAGGGCATGTTCGCGCTGATGCGCAGCGATCACGCACTGCGTTACCGCATCACGCCCGGCAATCTCGTGGTGTCCACGGTGCGCGCACTGACCGAAGCGCCCGAACCGCCGCCGGGACAGCGCCTGCCGATCGCCGCCGACGCCGCGCGCGTGTCGCGTCCACCCGGCGAGAAGCCGAGGCTGCTGGTGCTCGTCGTCGGCGAAACCGTGCGTGCGCAGAACTGGGGCCTCAACGGCTACGCACGCCAGACCACACCGCAGCTGGCGCAACGCGACATCGTGAACTTCAGTGACGTGCAGGCCTGCGGGACCAGCACCGAAGTCTCGCTGCCGTGCATGTTCTCGCTGCAGGGCCGCGCGCATTACGACAAGGCCGCGATCCGTGCGCACGAGTCGCTGCTCGATGTCGTCGCGCGCAGCGGCGTGGACGTGCGCTGGCGCGACAACCAGTCCGGCTGCAAGGGTGTGTGCGACGGCACCGGCATCGAGCACACGCAGGCCAGCGACGCGCCCGCACTGTGCGAAGGCGACCGATGCCTCGACGACATCCTCCTGACCGGTCTGCGCGAGCGCATCGACGCCACGCCCGGCGATCTGATGATCGTGCTGCACCAGCTCGGTAATCACGGGCCGAACTATTTCGAGCGCTATCCCGCCGCGTACGAGACCTTCAAGCCTGCCTGCCACACCGCGGAGCTGAGCCGCTGCACACCGGCGCAGATCGCCAACGCCTACGACAACGCGATCGGCTACACCGATGCCTTCCTCGCCCGCGCGCTGGATCTCGTGCAGCAGCAACAGGGCCACGATGCCGCGTTGCTGTACGTGTCCGATCATGGCGAATCGCTCGGCGAATACGGCCTGTACCTGCACGGCGCGCCGTATGCGATCGCACCGTCGCAGCAGCTGCATGTGCCGATGATCGCGTGGGTGTCGTCCGGGCTCGCGGCTGACATGGATCTGGACATGCGCTGCCTGCGCGCACGGTCCGGCGCGCCGTTGAGTCACGACAATCTGTTCCATTCGGTGCTGGGGGTGTTCGGGGTTCGGACGAAGGCCTACGCGCCGGATCTGGATCTGTTTGCGCCGTGTCGTCGTACCGTTGCGCTGGAATGA
- a CDS encoding phosphatase PAP2 family protein, with the protein MTAESLTRMPALFGVVAGAVTFTLLLAATGGDAWWADHLYAWQGGTWAARDAWWSAELLHVGGRRFSISCWMLAAVALGLTWSGHVPQAWRRPLGYVLVTVPLATLLVAVLKTRTGIDCPWDLQRYGGTHPWLSPFDARPAALGPAACFPAAHAAAGYAWVALYFACAAAGPSLRNLRHLGLAFGLALGLLFGIVQQLRGAHFLSHDLWALTLCWLIAALSARVWLPAQLRDSISTRTVPIHAAHGALR; encoded by the coding sequence GTGACCGCCGAATCCCTCACGCGCATGCCGGCACTGTTCGGCGTAGTCGCCGGCGCGGTTACATTCACGCTGCTGCTGGCCGCAACCGGCGGCGACGCCTGGTGGGCCGATCACCTCTACGCCTGGCAGGGCGGCACCTGGGCCGCGCGCGATGCCTGGTGGAGCGCGGAACTGCTGCACGTCGGCGGGCGCCGTTTCAGCATCAGCTGCTGGATGCTGGCGGCCGTTGCATTGGGCCTGACCTGGAGCGGTCACGTGCCGCAGGCATGGCGTCGCCCGCTGGGCTACGTGCTGGTGACGGTGCCGCTCGCCACCTTGCTGGTGGCGGTTCTCAAGACGCGTACCGGCATCGATTGCCCGTGGGATCTGCAGCGCTACGGCGGCACGCATCCCTGGCTGTCGCCATTCGACGCGCGCCCTGCAGCACTGGGCCCGGCGGCCTGTTTTCCGGCGGCGCATGCCGCGGCCGGCTATGCGTGGGTGGCGCTGTACTTCGCCTGCGCGGCAGCCGGTCCATCGCTGCGGAACTTGCGACATCTCGGCCTCGCGTTCGGACTCGCGCTGGGTCTGCTCTTCGGCATCGTGCAGCAGCTTCGCGGTGCGCATTTCCTGTCGCACGATCTGTGGGCGCTGACGCTGTGCTGGCTGATCGCGGCGCTGTCTGCACGCGTCTGGCTGCCTGCGCAGCTGCGCGACTCCATATCCACGCGCACGGTACCCATCCACGCAGCGCATGGCGCACTGCGATGA
- a CDS encoding diacylglycerol kinase — protein MRNPPFTGAGRLLRATGHSWRGLVDTWRSEAAFRQELLLAAPLLVLVFALDLAPLSRALLLATLGLVLVVELLNTAIEAVVDRVGADWHALSGKAKDAGSAAVTVSLLLHAAVWICVL, from the coding sequence ATGCGCAACCCTCCTTTCACCGGTGCCGGACGCCTGCTGCGTGCGACCGGGCATTCCTGGCGTGGCCTGGTCGACACCTGGCGCAGTGAAGCCGCGTTCCGCCAGGAACTGCTGCTCGCCGCCCCGTTGCTCGTCCTCGTGTTCGCGCTCGATCTCGCGCCGCTGTCGCGCGCCTTGCTGCTCGCCACGCTCGGCCTCGTGCTCGTCGTCGAACTGCTCAACACCGCGATCGAGGCGGTCGTCGATCGCGTCGGCGCCGACTGGCATGCGCTGAGCGGCAAGGCCAAGGACGCAGGTTCGGCGGCGGTTACGGTGAGTCTGCTGCTGCACGCCGCGGTCTGGATCTGCGTGCTGTGA
- a CDS encoding NADP-dependent malic enzyme, with protein MSNDEFRQAALDYHRASPPGKITVSATKPMLTQRDLALAYSPGVAYACEEIVKDPNAASELTARGNLVAVISNGTAVLGLGNIGALAGKPVMEGKGVLFKKFAGIDVFDIEVDETDPDKLVEIIASLEPTFGGINLEDIKAPECFIVERKLRERMKIPVFHDDQHGTAIIVGAAIVNALEIAGKRIEDVKFATTGAGAAGIACLDMLVALGLKPENILAFDRDGVIHTGRDNLDPDKARYARDTDKRTLAEILVGADVFLGLSAGGILKPEMVEAMAPNPVILALANPYPEIMPEDAKRVRPDAIIATGRSDYPNQVNNAVCFPYIFRGALDVGATGINEAMKLACVHAIAQLAKEEASDLGSAYGEEIPSFGREYIIPRPFDPRLLTIVAPAVAEAAMASGIALRPMEDMRAYREKLGQFIHRTGLVMKPVYDRARGDRQRIVYAEGEEEVVLRAVQTVVDEGLATPILIGRPDVIDMRIKRLGLRLVAGRDFELTNINDDPRFNEYWQHYHALTSRRGVTPDSAKNLLRSRPTLIAAIMVDRGEADAMITGIVGRFHKKLGYVRSVLGLDPGLQSTSAMTGVVNDQGLWFFVDTHVQPDPTAEQIAESTIQAAYRLKLFGIEPKIALLSHSNFGSHDDPSARKMREVREILVRRAPKLEFDGEMMGDTAWDESLRRRMLPDTTLSGRANLFVFPNIDAANITYNMIRVMTGGAALGPILMGVNKPAHILTPSATPRRVINMTAIASVDAQIRKAQLAEG; from the coding sequence ATGTCCAACGACGAATTCCGCCAGGCCGCCCTCGACTATCACCGCGCGTCGCCGCCCGGCAAGATCACGGTCAGCGCGACCAAGCCGATGCTGACGCAGCGCGATCTCGCCCTGGCGTATTCGCCGGGTGTCGCCTACGCCTGCGAGGAGATCGTCAAGGATCCCAACGCCGCCAGCGAGCTCACCGCGCGCGGCAATCTGGTCGCGGTGATCTCCAACGGCACCGCGGTGCTGGGCCTGGGCAACATCGGCGCGCTGGCCGGCAAGCCGGTCATGGAAGGCAAGGGCGTGCTGTTCAAGAAGTTCGCCGGCATCGACGTGTTCGACATCGAAGTCGACGAGACCGATCCCGACAAGCTGGTCGAGATCATCGCCAGCCTCGAGCCGACCTTCGGCGGCATCAACCTCGAAGACATCAAGGCGCCGGAGTGCTTCATCGTCGAGCGCAAGCTGCGCGAGCGGATGAAGATCCCGGTGTTCCACGACGACCAGCACGGCACCGCGATCATCGTCGGCGCGGCGATCGTCAACGCGCTCGAGATCGCCGGCAAGCGCATCGAGGACGTCAAGTTCGCCACCACCGGCGCGGGCGCCGCGGGCATCGCGTGTCTGGACATGCTGGTCGCGCTGGGCCTCAAGCCCGAGAACATTCTCGCCTTCGACCGCGACGGCGTGATCCACACCGGCCGCGACAATCTCGATCCGGACAAGGCGCGTTACGCGCGCGACACCGACAAGCGCACGCTGGCCGAGATCCTCGTCGGCGCCGACGTGTTCCTCGGCCTGTCGGCGGGCGGCATCCTCAAGCCGGAAATGGTCGAGGCGATGGCGCCGAACCCGGTGATCCTGGCGCTGGCCAATCCGTATCCGGAAATCATGCCGGAGGACGCCAAGCGCGTGCGCCCGGACGCGATCATCGCGACCGGCCGCAGCGACTACCCGAACCAGGTCAACAACGCGGTCTGTTTCCCCTACATCTTCCGCGGCGCGCTCGACGTCGGCGCGACCGGCATCAACGAAGCGATGAAGCTCGCCTGCGTCCACGCGATCGCGCAGCTGGCGAAGGAAGAAGCCAGCGATCTGGGCAGCGCCTACGGCGAAGAGATCCCGAGCTTCGGACGCGAATACATCATCCCGCGCCCGTTCGACCCGCGCCTGCTGACCATCGTCGCCCCGGCCGTTGCCGAAGCGGCGATGGCATCGGGCATTGCGCTGCGTCCGATGGAGGACATGCGCGCGTATCGCGAGAAGCTCGGCCAGTTCATCCACCGCACGGGCCTCGTGATGAAGCCGGTCTACGACCGTGCGCGCGGCGACCGCCAGCGCATCGTCTACGCCGAAGGCGAAGAGGAAGTGGTGCTGCGCGCGGTGCAGACCGTGGTCGACGAAGGCCTGGCGACGCCGATCCTGATCGGCCGCCCCGACGTCATCGACATGCGCATCAAGCGCCTGGGCCTGCGTCTGGTCGCCGGTCGCGATTTCGAACTGACCAACATCAACGACGATCCCCGCTTCAACGAGTACTGGCAGCACTACCACGCGCTGACCTCGCGTCGTGGCGTGACGCCGGATTCGGCGAAGAACCTGCTGCGTTCGCGCCCCACGCTGATCGCCGCGATCATGGTCGACCGCGGCGAAGCCGACGCGATGATCACCGGCATCGTCGGCCGCTTCCACAAGAAGCTCGGCTACGTGCGCAGCGTGCTGGGTCTCGACCCGGGCCTGCAGAGCACCTCGGCGATGACCGGCGTGGTCAACGACCAGGGACTGTGGTTCTTCGTCGACACCCACGTGCAGCCCGACCCGACCGCCGAGCAGATCGCCGAGAGCACCATCCAGGCTGCGTACCGTCTGAAGCTGTTCGGCATCGAACCGAAGATCGCGTTGCTGTCGCACTCCAACTTCGGCAGCCACGACGACCCGAGCGCCCGCAAGATGCGCGAAGTCCGCGAGATCCTCGTGCGCCGCGCGCCGAAGCTGGAGTTCGACGGCGAGATGATGGGCGACACCGCATGGGACGAATCCCTGCGCCGTCGCATGCTCCCCGACACCACGCTGAGCGGTCGCGCGAACCTGTTCGTGTTCCCGAACATCGACGCCGCCAACATCACCTACAACATGATCCGCGTGATGACCGGCGGCGCGGCACTCGGCCCGATCCTGATGGGCGTCAACAAGCCCGCGCACATCCTCACCCCGTCCGCCACCCCGCGCCGCGTCATCAACATGACCGCGATCGCCTCGGTGGATGCGCAGATTCGAAAGGCGCAGCTGGCGGAGGGTTGA